Proteins from a genomic interval of Rosa chinensis cultivar Old Blush chromosome 2, RchiOBHm-V2, whole genome shotgun sequence:
- the LOC112187284 gene encoding 7-dehydrocholesterol reductase, giving the protein MAESKTVHSPLVTYASMLSLLTLCPPFVILLWYTMVHADGSLFQTWEYLRQNGLQGFIDIWPRPTAIAWKIIACYAAFEAALQLLLPGRRVEGPISPAGNRPVYKANGMAAYFVTLTTYLGLWWFGIFNPTIVYDHLGEIFSALIFGSLVFCVLLHIKGHLAPSSTDSGSSGNVIIDFYWGMELYPRIGKNFDIKVFTNCRFGMMSWAVLAVTYSIKQYELNGRVADSMLVNTILMLVYVTKFFWWEAGYWNTMDIAHDRAGFYICWGCLVWVPSIYTSPGMYLVNHPINLGTQLALFILVAGILCIYINYDCDRQRQEFRRTNGKCLVWGRAPSKIVASYTTTSGETKTSLLLTSGWWGLSRHFHYVPEISAAFFWTVPALFNHFLPYFYVVFLTILLLDRAKRDDDRCRSKYGKHWKLYCQKVPYRVIPGIY; this is encoded by the exons ATGGCGGAGAGCAAGACTGTGCACTCGCCATTGGTGACCTACGCTTCCATGCTTTCACTGCTTACTTTGTGCCCTCCATTTGTCATTCTACT ATGGTATACAATGGTACATGCTGATGGCTCTCTTTTCCAAACTTGGGAGTACTTGAGACAAAATGGGCTGCAGGGGTTTATTGACATATGGCCAAGACCTACTGCCATTGCCTGGAAAATCATCGCATGTTATGCTGCTTTTGAGGCTGCACTTCAGCTGCTTTTACCTGGAAGAAGGGTTGAGGGACCAATATCTCCGGCTGGGAATCGGCCTGTCTACAAG GCAAATGGTATGGCAGCATACTTTGTGACATTGACTACGTACCTTGGCCTTTGGTG GTTTGGGATAttcaaccctacaattgtttACGATCATTTGGGAGAAATATTTTCGGCCCTCATTTTTGGAAGTTTAGTGTTTTGTGTTCTCCTGCACATAAAA GGTCACTTGGCACCATCTTCCACAGATTCTGGCTCTTCTGGGAATGTAATAATTGATTTTTACTGG GGCATGGAACTGTATCCACGAATTGGTAAAAACTTTGATATCAAAGTTTTCACGAACTGTAGATTTGGGATGATGTCCTGGGCCGTTCTTGCTGTGACCTATAGCATAAAGCAG TATGAGTTGAATGGGAGAGTAGCTGATTCAATGCTTGTAAATACCATACTGATGCTGGTGTATGTCACAAAGTTCTTTTGGTGGGAGGCTGGATACTGGAATACAATGGATATTGCACATGATCGAG CCGGATTTTATATTTGCTGGGGTTGCTTGGTCTGGGTTCCATCTATTTATACCTCTCCTGGCATGTACTTGGTCAACCATCCTATAAATCTCGGCACTCAG CTAGCACTTTTTATTTTGGTTGCGGGGATTCTCTGCATATACATCAACTATGATTGCGACAGGCAAAGGCAAGAATTTCGCAGAACAAATGGCAAATGTTTAGTCTGGGGGAGAGCTCCATCAAAG ATAGTTGCTTCATACACTACAACATCTGGGGAAACAAAGACGAGCCTTCTCTTAACCTCAGGATG GTGGGGTTTATCTCGCCATTTTCATTATGTGCCAGAAATATCAGCTGCCTTTTTCTGGACTGTTCCGGCTCTTTTCAATCAT TTTCTACCATACTTCTATGTGGTGTTTCTCACCATCCTTCTATTAGACCGAGCAAAAAGGGATGATGATCGATGTCGATCCAA GTACGGGAAACACTGGAAATTATATTGTCAGAAGGTACCCTACAGAGTCATTCCTGGAATTTACTGA